The following are from one region of the Colias croceus chromosome 4, ilColCroc2.1 genome:
- the LOC123691094 gene encoding CAD protein isoform X1 encodes MEGKNDLSCEVGPPCCLVLADGSIFQGRSFGAQVPVEGEVVFQTGMVGYPESLTDPSYHAQLLVLTYPLVGNYGVPDENERDEHGLPRWFESDRIWASALIVGEVSTEACHWRAKQSLGRWLAAKGVPGLCGVDTRALTFRLREGVMLGKIIQGEPPFAPMTSLTDPNTRNLVAEVSSKEPRIFNPNGDVTIMAVDCGLKYNQIRCLIKRNAKVVLVPWDYALDANTYDGLFISNGPGDPEVCKATVEQLRLRINDQKNIKPIFGICLGHQLLATAAGCKTYKTSYGNRGHNLPCTHNGTGRCFMTSQNHGYAVDAETLPDKWDVLFTNENDKTNEGICHKILPFFSVQFHPEHTAGPTDLECLFDVFIDLVKSYKNKKQAIVNEMITEKIKFTPKLQERPKKVLILGSGGLSIGQAGEFDYSGSQGVKAMQEEKIQTVLINPNIATVQTSKGLADKVYFLPITPEYVEQVIKAERPTGVLLTFGGQTALNCGVELEKSKIFNKYNVSVLGTPIQSIVDTEDRKIFAEKINAIGEKVAPSAAVSSVEEALTAAIKIGYPVMARSAFSLGGLGSGFANNEEELKSLAHQALSHSEQLIIDKSLKGWKEVEYEVVRDAYDNCITVCNMENVDPLGIHTGESIVVAPSQTLSNREYYMLRNTAIKVIRHFGIVGECNIQYALNPNSEEFYIIEVNARLSRSSALASKATGYPLAYVAAKLSLGIPLPEIKNSVTGVTTACFEPSLDYCVVKIPRWDLAKFNRVSTKIGSSMKSVGEVMAIGRSFEEAFQKALRMVDENVNGFDPYIIKVNDNDLREPTDKRMFILAAALKAGYSVDKLYELTKIDHWFLNKMKNIIDYYENLESIKGPITSNSLKKAKQIGFSDKQIAAAIKITELAVRKLREEYKITPFVKKIDTVAAEWPASTNYLYLTYNGCIHDLEFPGEFIMVLGSGVYRIGSSVEFDWCAVGCLRELKNQNKKTIMVNYNPETVSTDYDMSDRLYFEEISFEVVMDIYNIEHPDGVILCMGGQLPNNIAMDLHRQQAVILGTSPDMVDNAENRFKFSRMLDRRGILQPRWKELTNLESAITFCEEVGYPCLVRPSYVLSGAAMNVAYSHQELETYLKSASKLSKEHPVVISKYILDAKEIDVDVVAVDGILLCMAVSEHVENAGVHSGDATLVTPPQDINNETLEKIKDIARIIAETLDVTGPFNMQLIAKDNELKVIECNVRVSRSFPFVSKTLDHDFVAMATKVILGIPVEPVNVMSGCGKVGVKVPQFSFSRLSGADVTLGVEMASTGEVACFGENRYEAYLKSLMSTGFRIPKKAILLSIGTFKHKMELLPSVRILHKMGYKLYASMGTGDFYTEHGIDVESVQWTFEHIGDLDDARSDGELMHLADFMARRELDLVINLPMRGGARRVSSFSTHGYRTRRLAVDYAVPLVTDVKCAKLLVQAMLRCGGAPPMKTHTDCMTSRNIIKLPGFIDVHVHVREPGATYKEDFDSCTASALAGGITMICAMPNTNPPVIDRGSYELVSALSRVSARCDYALFMGASTSNSDTAAELAPQAAALKMYLNETFTTLKLDDMTIWQKHLQNWPKKFPICAHAEREKTGAIILMASLLDRPIHICHVARKEEILIIKAAKERGLKVTCEVCPHHLFLSTNDIERIGKGRAEVRPVLCSPEDQQELWNNMDIIDIFATDHAPHSVEEKNSEKPPPGYPGLETILPLLLNAVHQGRLTMEDLINKFHRNPRKIFNLPEQPNTYVEIDMDYEWTIPDAMDFTKSKWTPFAGMHVCGAVHRVTLRGEIAYVEGKILVPPGFGQNVREWPTPKKQTFPVYAIEKVEQETSRPNSALEFHSTLDISKYSDYDLDQVEQGKTENKLNVHFNEAPGFRSMSPLPTAIPPTRQRCDSSSYPPQVSAPQRQRNELFGKSILTVDSFSKETMNDIFNLAQFMKTSVSKGRFLDDLLRGKVMASIFYEVSTRTSCSFAAAMQRLGGSVIHTDATNSSAKKGETLEDSVAVMASYSDVVVLRHPEPGAVARASRHCRKPLINAGDGIGEHPTQALLDIFTIREEIGTVNGLTITMVGDLKNGRTVHSLARLLTLYQVQLQYVSPPGLGMPKHIMDFVSEKGISQRVFDKLEDVLGDTHVLYMTRIQRERFDSQEEYEKIRGLLVVTPQLMTRAKRRMIVMHPLPRVDEISAEFDTDPRAAYFRQAEYGMYVRMALLAMVSSANPLI; translated from the exons ATGGTTCGAATCCGATCGTATTTGGGCCTCCGCTTTGATTGTTGGCGAAGTAAGTACAGAAGCTTGCCATTGGAGGGCGAAGCAATCACTAGGAAGATGGTTAGCAGCAAAAGGTGTACCAGGCCTTTGCGGTGTTGACACCAGAGCACTTACATTCCGACTTCGAGAGGGTGTAATGTTAGGGAAAATAATTCAAGGGGAACCACCATTCGCACCTATGACGTCTTTAACTGATCCAAATACAAGAAATTTAGTTGCAGAAGTTTCTTCGAAG gaGCCTCGAATATTCAATCCTAATGGAGACGTAACTATTATGGCAGTCGACTgtggattaaaatataatcaaattaGATGTTTGATTAAAAGGAACGCAAAAGTAGTATTAGTTCCATGGGATTATGCTCTAGATGCAAACACTTATGACGGACTATTCATAAGTAACGGTCCCGGTGATCCAGAAGTCTGTAAAGCTACTGTTGAACAGTTACGTCTCCGAATCAACGACCAGAAAAACATAAAGCCTATATTTGGAATATGCTTAGGTCACCAGTTACTTGCAACTGCGGCAGGTTGCAAGACATACAAAACAAG TTACGGAAACCGTGGACACAATCTTCCTTGCACGCACAATGGAACTGGACGGTGCTTCATGACGTCACAAAATCACGGTTACGCTGTTGATGCTGAGACTCTTCCAGATAAATGGGacgtattatttacaaatgaaaACGATAAGACTAATGAGGGTATATGCCATAAAATACTCCCATTCTTCAGTGTTCAATTTCATCCTGAACACACGGCTGGCCCAACTGATCTGGAATGTCTTTTTGATGTTTTCATTGATTTAGTTaaatcgtataaaaataaaaagcaagcTATTGTTAATGAAATGATAacggaaaaaattaaatttactcCTAAACTTCAAGAAAGACCTAAAAAAGTTCTAATCCTTGGTTCTGGCGGATTGTCCATAGGTCAAGCTGGTGAATTTGATTATTCTGGGTCGCAAGGTGTTAAAGCCATGCaagaagaaaaaatacaaactgTTTTAATAAACCCAAACATCGCGACCGTCCAAACATCAAAAGGTTTAGCTGAcaaggtttattttttacctataACACCAGAATACGTTGAACAAGTTATAAAAGCAGAACGTCCCACTGGTGTTCTTCTCACTTTTGGTGGCCAAACAGCTTTAAATTGTGGAGTCGAAttagaaaaaagtaaaatatttaacaaatataatgtgagTGTTCTTGGTACTCCAATTCAATCTATTGTAGACACTGAAGACAGAAAAATATTTGCGGAAAAAATTAATGCAATAGGTGAAAAAGTTGCACCCAGTGCAGCGGTGTCATCAGTAGAAGAAGCTCTCACAGCCGCCATTAAAATAGGTTATCCAGTAATGGCTCGATCAGCGTTTTCACTGGGAGGTTTAGGATCAGGATTTGCAAATAATGAAGAAGAGTTAAAATCTCTTGCCCACCAAGCTCTGTCACATTCCgaacaattaataatagatAAGTCTTTAAAGGGCTGGAAAGAAGTAGAATACGAAGTTGTAAGAGATGCATATGATAATTGTATTACAGTTTGTAATATGGAGAATGTAGATCCCTTAGGAATTCATACAGGAGAATCTATTGTTGTAGCTCCGAGTCAAACATTGTCTAATCgtgaatattatatgttacgAAATACCGCCATAAAAGTAATTAGACATTTTGGCATCGTTGGTGAGTGTAATATTCAGTATGCGTTGAATCCCAATTCAgaagaattttatataatagaaGTGAACGCAAGATTGTCTAGAAGTTCTGCGTTAGCTAGCAAAGCTACTGGATATCCATTGGCATATGTTGCTGCAAAGTTATCTTTAGGCATTCCGCTaccagaaataaaaaattctgtTACTGGTGTAACAACAGCGTGCTTCGAACCTAGTTTAGATTACTGCGTTGTTAAAATACCACGATGGGATTTAGCCAAATTTAATCGAGTTAGTACAAAAATTGGAAGCTCGATGAAAAGTGTTGGTGAAGTTATGGCCATTGGTAGAAGTTTTGAAGAAGCATTTCAGAAAGCGTTACGAATGGTGGATGAAAATGTTAACGGTTTTGAtccctatattataaaagttaatGACAATGATTTAAGAGAACCAACAGATAAAAGAATGTTTATCCTAGCCGCGGCATTAAAAGCAGGTTACTCAGTAGACAAATTGTATGAACTAACTAAAATTGACCATTGGTTCTTAAATaagatgaaaaatattattgattacTATGAAAATCTTGAATCTATAAAGGGACCCATAACTTCAAATTCTTTGAAAAAAGCCAAGCAAATTGGATTTTCAGATAAACAAATAGCTGCTGCTATTAAAATTACAGAACTAGCAGTACGAAAATTAAGagaagaatataaaattactccattcgttaaaaaaatagatacagTTGCCGCCGAATGGCCAGCCTCCACAAACTACTTATACCTAACTTACAATGGATGTATACATGATTTAGAATTCCCAGGTGAATTCATAATGGTGCTGGGTTCTGGAGTATATAGAATAGGGAGCTCAGTGGAATTTGATTGGTGTGCTGTAGGTTGTTTAAgagaattgaaaaatcaaaataagaaAACTATAATGGTAAATTACAACCCAGAGACCGTTAGTACTGATTATGATATGAGTGatagattatattttgaagaaaTTTCTTTCGAAGTTGTAAtggatatttataatattgagcATCCAGATggtgttattttatgtatgggGGGACAGTTACCTAATAATATCGCGATGGACTTACACCGACAGCAAGCAGTTATCTTAGGTACCTCACCAGATATGGTTGATAATGCggaaaatagatttaaattttctagAATGTTAGATCGTAGAGGAATATTACAACCACGCTGGAAAGAGCTTACTAATCTCGAGTCGGCTATAACTTTTTGTGAAGAAGTTGGATATCCATGTTTGGTTCGGCCGTCATATGTATTAAGTGGAGCAGCTATGAATGTTGCATATTCACATCAGGAACTCGAAACATATCTAAAATCAGCAAGCAAATTAAGCAAAGAACATCCAGTGGTAATatcgaaatatattttagatgcTAAGGAGATAGACGTGGATGTTGTAGCTGTAGATGGTATACTTCTTTGTATGGCGGTCTCGGAGCATGTCGAAAATGCTGGGGTTCACTCAGGTGATGCTACGTTGGTGACACCACCACaagatataaataatgaaactttagaaaaaataaaggaTATTGCCAGAATTATAGCTGAAACGTTAGATGTTACTGGACCATTTAATATGCAACTTATTGCCAAAGATAATGAACTGAAGGTTATAGAGTGCAATGTAAGAGTGTCAAGATCATTCCCGTTTGTTTCTAAGACTCTTGATCACGATTTTGTGGCTATGGCCACAAAAGTGATTCTTGGTATACCAGTGGAACCAGTAAATGTTATGAGTGGTTGTGGTAAAGTAGGTGTAAAGGTTCCACAATTCTCGTTTTCACGACTATCCGGAGCAGATGTTACGTTGGGAGTAGAAATGGCTTCAACAGGAGAAGTGGCTTGTTTTGGTGAGAACAGATACGAAGCATATTTGAAATCTTTAATGAGCACAGGATTTAGGATACCAAAAAAAGCAATTTTGCTCTCCATCGGTACATTTaag caCAAAATGGAGCTGTTACCAAGTGTACGAATTTTACACAAGATGGGATACAAACTATATGCCAGTATGGGTACTGGAGATTTTTATACTGAACATGGCATAGAC gTCGAAAGCGTACAATGGACATTTGAACACATAGGAGATCTAGACGATGCTAGGTCGGATGGAGAACTTATGCATTTAGCAGACTTTATGGCCAGACGTGAATTGGATCTTGTGATTAATTTGCCGATGAGAGGAGGAGCTCGTCGAGTTTCCTCATTTTCAACACATGGATATAGAACAAGACGACTGGCTGTAGATTACGCTGTACCCTTAGTAACAGACGTCAAATGCGCTAAGCTCTTAGTACAG gccATGTTACGCTGTGGCGGGGCGCCACCTATGAAAACACATACTGATTGCATGACATCaagaaacattataaaattaccaGGCTTCATAGATGTTCACGTTCATGTTAGAGAGCCTGGTGCTACCTATAAAGAAGACTTCGACTCGTGTACAGCTTCTGCCCTTGCTGGTGGAATCACTATGATCTGTGCTATGCCTAATACGAACCCCCCTGTAATTGATCGTGGATCATACGAACTGGTGTCAGCACTATCACGTGTGAGTGCTCGTTGTGATTATGCATTATTTATGGGTGCATCTACAAGTAACTCTGATACTGCAGCTGAATTAGCACCTCAAGCAGctgctttaaaaatgtatcttaATGAGACATTTACCACACTTAAACTTGATGATATGACAATTTGGCaaaaacatttacaaaatTGGCCTAAAAAGTTTCCAATTTGTGCGCATGCAGAACGTGAAAAGACGGGTGCAATTATCCTCATGGCGTCTCTGCTAGACAGACCAATTCATATCTGTCACGTGGCTAGAAAagaagaaattttaataatcaaaGCCGCTAAAGAACGGGGTCTTAAAGTTACTTGTGAAGTATGTCCTCATCATCTGTTCCTTAGTACCAATGATATAGAAAGGATTGGTAAAGGTCGTGCTGAAGTTAGACCAGTACTTTGTAGTCCAGAAGATCAACAAGAGCTTTGGAATAATATGgatattattgatatttttgctACTGATCATGCGCCGCATTCAGTCGAAGAGAAAAACTCAGAAAAACCACCACCTGGTTACCCTGGTCTGGAAACAATTTTACCCTTATTGCTAAATGCCGTTCATCAAGGACGCCTTACTATggaagatttaataaataaattccacAGAAACCcacgtaaaatatttaatctccCTGAACAACCCAATACTTACGTAGAGATTGATATGGACTACGAATGGACCATTCCTGATGCTATGGATTTCACAAAATCAAAATGGACACCATTTGCAGGAATGCATGTATGTGGAGCCGTTCACCGTGTCACTTTACGAGGAGAAATTGCATATGTAGAAGGCAAAATTTTAGTTCCACCAGGTTTTGGTCAAAATGTTCGTGAATGGCCTACTCCGAAAAAGCAAACATTCCCGGTTTACGCTATCGAAAAGGTAGAACAGGAAACGAGCCGACCTAACTCGGCACTCGAATTCCACAGTACTCTtgatataagtaaatatagtGATTACGATTTGGATCAAGTAGAACAAGgtaaaactgaaaataaattaaacgttCACTTTAATGAAGCACCAGGATTTAGAAGTATGTCTCCATTACCTACTGCAATTCCTCCAACAAGACAAAGATGTGATAGTTCTTCTTACCCACCTCAAGTTTCCGCTCCACAGCGACAACGTAATGAATTATTCGGTAAAAGTATACTTACTGTTGACTCTTTCAGCAAAGAAACTATGAATGACATTTTCAATTTGGCTCAATTCATGAAAACAAGTGTGAGTAAAGGTCGTTTCCTAGATGACTTATTACGAGGAAAAGTCATGGcttctatattttatgaagtGAGCACAAGAACGAGTTGCAGTTTTGCGGCGGCTATGCAAAGATTAGGAGGTTCCGTTATACATACAGACGCAACAAACTCTTCTGCTAAAAAAGGAGAGACATTAGAAGATAGTGTTGCTGTTATGGCAAGTTACTCAGATGTCGTGGTGCTTCGGCACCCAGAACCAGGTGCAGTCGCA CGCGCGTCAAGGCATTGCCGAAAACCTTTGATAAACGCAGGTGATGGCATTGGTGAGCACCCTACACAAGCGTTATTAGACATCTTTACTATAAGGGAAGAAATCGGTACAGTAAATGGATTAACGATAACAATGGTTGGTGATTTAAAGAATGGCCGGACAGTCCATTCTCTCGCCCGTTTATTGACCCTTTATCAAGTACAACTTCAATACGTGAGCCCGCCTGGCCTCGGTATGCCCAAACACATAATGGATTTTGTCTCTGAAAAAGGTATATCTCAAAGGGTTTTCGATAAGCTGGAAGATGTCTTGGGCGATACACATGTTTTATACATGACAAGAATTCAACGAGAAAGATTTGATAGTCAAGAAGAGTATGAAAAG ATACGTGGCCTGCTGGTGGTAACTCCTCAACTTATGACGCGTGCTAAACGCCGTATGATCGTGATGCATCCTTTACCACGAGTCGATGAGATATCAGCAGAATTTGACACAGACCCAAGAGCTGCCTATTTCAGACAAGCTGAATACGGCATGTATGTGCGCATGGCTTTACTAGCTATGGTATCCAGTGCAAATCCACttatttaa
- the LOC123691095 gene encoding uncharacterized protein LOC123691095: protein MGNSKSKKVQKEPDKFFERARWKEQRNEEKKKRNANPVNKRTAVKDPPVSPTAALNGPTLGNSPLPASSHVRSYDEEALDRMRYQLNHDSDAFLLNNILLSVQFLENYEREVQAIKSNPISERQHIMDEAMVRRHKHVFFGDRLQECVQDYVCYTKNRDHLEPLAPPRLYIIYDNVEASEPGDTSDYCAVLDAPFYKLGIEDSKEPGYVKLKKLEVLESSLSKEADSINTKNIPSDDSIYTDSEKESNASDTMPYPRKVRELKEKMQVRLNTELDIANGSPFSDEDLNNKISRKSLLTSTNLEQQQSEVNKSINLTIQESKARKSILKNANDSKSNTENHIAAFENLQIFDDTETSGYRSNSSRQTESSETESDYGYSTITDLTTPKKVELSLRSKDSASTGVLPDECWLTINEKTFDWSDDDEEEEVETASKISLNRNLYETHHYLNSVAFMNNFVDNFIISLGSGLGFPQDSINNALTQGASVYCSSLRNGLKTCYEIYPALLAAWPNAANQWIIRERKIIQNPRTNFSYQWPTKYMVSKALGFGCLLVPVGFRPKRGLNPDQKLQWRVIFPAAERYLESCLAHSHMRCYLFMLTLHKAFMENETSKIGVDASHIKNHLFWQCEDNYAKWPEDRLGETLRLFLRSFYTHFGRSRLPNYFIENCNEFKSVPKPLLLKVQRKLADILEAPVMHLLYALNKIKYIKKDFYPAFDCQRLYHILTCKNPLRIINPQLPLNMNPSSYSSDSEDENIQNIWDKAKIHDKHYQWKKERQRQIKERRRANLVNKKSGKVSGKENVHTEINKTIILPTKMETERRRLVFEFFIPHFIAMARSSEKFDAIRQAVIYLEQARRLCILLRGEPAGEATANEYIHVIRDKLADCQRKLANQVGYKVSVREKRNHERSVHSNVMRKHRPKYEHIINQDSPTYNSGIAPFTFVDIHVDSSANQDVKSFVEIEGLEESKL from the exons atGGGGAATTCTAAGTCAAAGAAAGTTCAGAAAGAACCGGATAAGTTCTTCGAGCGCGCTCGTTGGAAGGAACAGAGAAACGAAGAGAAGAAGAAAAGGAATGCTAATCCAGTGAACAAGCGAACGGCTGTGAAGGACCCACCTGTGAGTCCAACAGCAGCGCTGAATGGCCCTACGCTCGGGAATTCACCATTACCAGCTTCTTCACACGTAAGGTCTTATGATGAAGAGGCGTTGGATCGCATGCGATACCAATTAAATCACGACTCAGATGcctttttattgaataatatccTTTTGTCTGTTCAATTTTTGGAAAATTATGAGAG aGAAGTCCAAGCTATAAAAAGCAACCCAATAAGTGAAAGACAGCACATTATGGATGAAGCCATGGTGCGACGACATAAACATGTTTTCTTCGGGGATAGACTCCAAGAATGTGTGCAAGATTATGTTTGCTATACAAAAAATCGAGATCATTTAGAGCCACTGGCGCCACCTCGGctatacattatttatgataACGTAGAGGCTAGTGAACCCGGCGACACATCTGATTATTGTGCTGTTCTTGATGCACCATTCTACAAACTAGGTATCGAAGATTCCAAGGAACCAG GTTATGTAAAGTTAAAGAAGTTGGAAGTATTAGAAAGTAGTCTTTCTAAAGAAGCTGATTcaataaacactaaaaatatacCTTCCGATGATAGTATATATACCGATTCAGAAAAAGAGTCCAATGCTTCAGATACTATGCCTTATCCGAGAAAAGTTCGTGAGTTAAAGGAAAAAATGCAAGTGAGACTTAATACTGAATTAGATATTGCAAACGGAAGTCCGTTTTCTGATGaagatttgaataataaaataagcagAAAAAGTCTTCTCACGTCTACAAATTTAGAACAACAGCAATCAGAAGtgaataaaagtattaatctTACAATACAGGAATCTAAAGCAAGAAAATCTATTCTAAAAAACGCCAACGATAGTAAAAGTAATACTGAAAATCATATCGCTGCTTTCGAAAATCTACAAATCTTCGACGATACCGAAACTTCTGGTTATCGATCTAACTCAAGTCGACAAACTGAATCGAGTGAAACGGAATCAGATTATGGCTATTCGACAATTACCGATTTAACGACACCGAAAAAAGTAGAACTGAGTTTACGGTCGAAAGATTCAGCATCCACGGGCGTTTTACCCGATGAATGTTGGTTAACAATTAATGAGAAAACGTTTGATTGGAGTGATGATGACGAGGAAGAGGAAGTTGAAACCGCTTCAAAGATATCATTAAATAGGAATCTATATGAAACGCACCACTACCTCAATTCGGTAGCCTTCATGAATAACTTCgtggataattttattattagtttggGTTCTGGTCTAGGGTTTCCCCAAGATTCTATTAATAATGCTTTAACACAAGGTGCAAGTGTGTACTGCAGTAGTTTAAGAAACGGTTTAAAAACGTGCTATGAAATTTATCCGGCTCTCTTGGCTGCTTGGCCCAATGCAGCTAATCAGTGGATAATACGAGAAAGAAAGATAATACAAAACCCTAGAACCAATTTTAGTTATCAGTGGCCTACTAAATATATGGTTAGTAAAGCTCTCGGGTTCGGCTGTTTATtagttcccgtaggatttcgcCCAAAGCGTGGTTTAAATCCGGACCAGAAATTACAATGGCGAGTAATATTTCCTGCAGCAGAAAGGTACTTAGAAAGCTGTTTAGCCCATTCTCATATGAGGTGTTATCTATTCATGTTAACTTTACACAAAGCTTTTATGGAAAATGAAACATCAAAGATAGGTGTTGATGCAAGTCACATAAAAAATCACCTATTTTGGCAATGTGAAGATAACTATGCAAAATGGCCAGAAGATAGACTTGGAGAAACTCTTCGATTGTTCCTGCGTAGTTTTTATACTCATTTTGGACGTTCAAGGTTGCCAAATTATTTCATTGAGAACTGTAATGAATTTAAGAGTGTACCAAAACCGTTACTCTTAAAAGTGCAACGAAAACTGGCTGATATTTTAGAAGCCCCAGTCATGCACTTGCTATacgcattaaataaaattaaatacatcaAGAAAGATTTCTATCCAGCATTTGATTGCCAGAGactttatcatattttaacatGTAAGAATCCATTGCGTATTATAAATCCGCAGCTACCCTTAAACATGAACCCTTCGAGCTATTCATCTGATAGCGAGgatgaaaatattcaaaatatttgggATAAAGCTAAAATTCATGACAAACATTATCAATGGAAAAAAGAAAGGCAACGgcaaataaaagaaagaagaaGAGCAAATTTGGTGAATAAGAAATCTGGAAAAGTTTCAGGAAAGGAAAATGTTCACACAGAGATAAATAAAACT ATAATTTTGCCGACCAAAATGGAAACCGAGCGAAGGCGTTTAGTGTTTGAATTTTTCATTCCTCACTTCATTGCAATGGCTCGCTCTAGTGAAAAGTTTGATGCTATTCGGCAAGCAGTTATTTACTTGGAACAAGCAAGACGTCTTTGCATTCTATTGCGCGGAGAACCAGCAGGTGAAGCGACTGCCAATGAATATATTCACGTCATCCGGGATAAATTAGCAGATTGTCAGAGAAAATTAGCTAACCAAGTTGGCTATAAGGTGTCAGTTCGAGAAAAAAGGAATCATGAACGATCCGTGCATTCTAATGTTATGCGCAAGCATCGACCAAAATATGAGCATATAATTAATCAAGATTCTCCGACATATAATTCAGGTATAGCACCATTTACTTTTGTAGACATTCATGTAGATAGTTCAGCTAACCAAGACGTAAAATCTTTTGTAGAAATCGAAGGATTAGAGGAATCAAAATTATAG
- the LOC123691308 gene encoding uncharacterized protein LOC123691308 has product MEESNADKWGVELSESTADPSISIIAEDVPTLTLATILGVTIVIVIAIVIVFVLGVLIDCRQKRMLDRQIEQMKRIKKHKKAKIQPLTDVLSIADNMEESGVSPAPAEMLRQIP; this is encoded by the exons ATGGAAGAGTCAAACGCTGATAAATGGGGCGTag aattaTCTGAGTCGACAGCAGACCCAAGCATCTCAATAATCGCGGAAGACGTGCCAACGTTAACCTTGGCTACTATATTGGGGGTAACGATAGTCATAGTCATAGCTATcgttattgtatttgttttggGAGTCTTAATCGATTGCAGGCAAAA aaGGATGTTAGATCGGCAAATAGAACAAATGAAGCGAATCAAGAAGCATAAAAAAGCAAAGATCCAACCTCTGACTGACGTTCTCAGTATAGCTGATAATATGGAGGAATCAGGAGTCAGTCCTGCGCCAGCGGAGATGCTTCGGCAAATtccctaa